The DNA segment CACACCCTCTACATTCGTTTTTCCTCGCTTATCAGTCAGAATATTACCGTTAGAATCCACTTCGACTCCAAGATTCACCGCTAGTTCTGAGCGGGGCTCTGCGACATGAGCTACGAAGAATACTTCTGAGCGGATGCTATCTCCGCTTTCCAATTTTATACGCTGTACTTTACCAGGCAAAGGAAACTCAATTTCTTTGATTTTTCCATGCATCCATTCAAACGGGCTTTCGTCTAATTTGGACAAATCCTGTTCCTCATATGGCATGTAGGCATCTTCTGTCATCAGTATCCTGATTCTGTCAGTGAATCTCGACACCGAATGTGCTACATGCAAAGCACTTCCAGTAGTGCCAGTATTCACGACCAGTACGTCCTTGTCCTTACATAGTGGAGCTTCGCAATCAGGACAGTAGAAAGCACCATTGCCTACGTTAGCGACTGGTAGCCATTTCCTCCATTTTCCATCTACCCGTGGATGTTTTCGAGCGGTGCCAGTAGCAAAAATCAGCGTTTTGCAATTGTACTCATTTTCATCCTGCGTCCTAAAGCTGCGCTTGGTGCTGACTGTGAATTCTGGATATTCTCCTGAGACCTCGACCACATTCGCAGCTTTATACTTTGCACCAGCAGAACTCGCAACCCCTTGCAATTTCCTTAGTAGTGAGCGACCTTCATGGTATGTCCCTTCTGAAGCAAAATTCATGATGCTGTTAGTATGAAAATGCATTGGCGAAGTTCCTCGATCTAAGATGAGTACTGACCTATCATGATATGCCAAGTGCAACCCGGCTGAACACCCTGCTGGTCCACCGCCTATTACTATTGTATCAAGAATACGTGATGACATTGGAAGTACCTACCCATTTCAATCGCATCTACCCACATAAGCTTAATCAACCCTTCTGACAGTTCTTTCCTTTAACAGGATAATAAGGAGTTGAACCGACCTGCGAATCCTTTTCCAATGCCCGG comes from the Candidatus Thorarchaeota archaeon genome and includes:
- a CDS encoding NAD(P)/FAD-dependent oxidoreductase; translated protein: MSSRILDTIVIGGGPAGCSAGLHLAYHDRSVLILDRGTSPMHFHTNSIMNFASEGTYHEGRSLLRKLQGVASSAGAKYKAANVVEVSGEYPEFTVSTKRSFRTQDENEYNCKTLIFATGTARKHPRVDGKWRKWLPVANVGNGAFYCPDCEAPLCKDKDVLVVNTGTTGSALHVAHSVSRFTDRIRILMTEDAYMPYEEQDLSKLDESPFEWMHGKIKEIEFPLPGKVQRIKLESGDSIRSEVFFVAHVAEPRSELAVNLGVEVDSNGNILTDKRGKTNVEGVWAAGDVRPITQQVSMATGTANYAALMINQFLGNDYEKEEMFDHPDCREIVHLY